From the genome of Thermoanaerobacterales bacterium:
GGCCATCCTGGGCGAGGAGGCCGTGGCCGGCAGAACGGAGTTCGAGCTGCTGGAGATGCTCTCGGCCGCGACCGGCCTTGAGATCCCGCCCGGCCTGCGCGGCCTCGACCGGCGGCCGGTCCACCACACCCGCAAGGTCAAGAAGGACGAGATGCGCCAGGCCCTCCTCGACCTCCTCCTTTAAGTAAGGGGTCAGGCACTCAACTTAAAACATAGGTGCCGTTTTAAGTAAGGGGCCTGACCCCTTACTTAAAGGATGTTTTCCAGTGTGAATGATTCCTTCTCGGGGATGTGCTCGATCATTTTCTTCAGCGCAGCGGCTTCCCCGAGGGCCAGTTCCTCGTCTTCCGCCCAGAGGTACTCGCGGATGCGGACAATGGAGAAGTCGATGTTGTCGATCTCCTGGTGATCAACGAACGCCGTCCACCACTTCTTGGACTTTTCCCAGCGGCCGCCCAGCCCGTCGAGCGCGCGCTCGGCTTCTTGCCACCTTTCCTGCTTTACCAGGGCCTGCACGCGGTCGATCCGCATGCCCAGTTCATCGGCCGTCCCCCGCAGCGCCTGGACCGTCCAGACGCCAAACCCGATGACCACGACCAGCAGCACCAGCAGGACCGCCACGAAGCGCAATCCCTCTCACCTCCGAAGATAAGCACCGGGGCAAAGCCTGGTATCAGCTTGCACCCTTTAACTGGTAGAAGAGCTTGCCGCCCGTGTCCAGGGCGGCGAACAGTACGCGTTTTAAATCCCGGATCCCGAACTTGGCCAGTTCGCTGCGCAGCCAGTTGACGTCGAGGTTGATCCCGGCCAGGTTCTTTTCCAAAACCTTGCCGTCGATGATCAGGGTCGTCGGCAGGCCCTCGTAGCCGGTCGAGAGATTCAAGTCCTCGGGGCATACCGGGCGTTTCTGTGATTTGGGAACG
Proteins encoded in this window:
- a CDS encoding DUF4363 family protein, translating into MAVLLVLLVVVIGFGVWTVQALRGTADELGMRIDRVQALVKQERWQEAERALDGLGGRWEKSKKWWTAFVDHQEIDNIDFSIVRIREYLWAEDEELALGEAAALKKMIEHIPEKESFTLENIL